The genomic DNA CTATTAACCCAGAACCCTAGCCCTGCTGCCCTGTCCCAGACTCACTATTAACCTAGAACTCTAGCCCTGCTGCCCTACCCCAGACTCACTATTAACCCAGAACCCTAGCCCTGCTGCCCTGCTGCCCTGCTGCTCTGTCCTAGACTCACTATTAACCCAGAACCCTAGCCCTGCTGCCCTGCTGCCCTGCCCCAGACTCACTATTAACCCAGAACCCTAGCCCTGCTGCCTTGTCCTAGACTCACTATTAACCCAGAACCCTAGCCCTGCTGCCCTGTCCTAGACTCAATATTAACCCAGAACCCTAGCCCTGCTGCCCTGCTGCCCTGCCCCAGACTCACTATTAACCCAGAACCCTAGCCCTGCTGCCCTGCCCCAGGCTCACTATTAGCCCAGAACCCTAGTCCTGCTGCCCTGTCCCAGACTCACTACTAACCCAGAACCCTAGCCCTGCTGCCCTGCCCCAGGCTCACTACTAACCCAGAACCCAACCTCACTAAAACTCAAACCCTGGTTGTGGCCCTAAGGCTAACTGCGGTCAATGTGAACTAGTTTTGAGCTTAGAGATGTATTTCAAGCAATCTAATTGTGCGAttcataataatataataataatgattattCAAAGTTTTAAACACCGACTCATTtgagggtttatctttattttcatgattttctacattgtagaataatagtgaagacatcaaaactatgaaataacacatatggaatcatgtagtaaccaaagaagtgttaaacaaatcgaaatatattttatatttgagattcttcaaatagccaacctttgtcttggtgacagctttgcacactcttggcattctctcaaccagcttcacctggaatgcttctccaatagtcttgaaggagttcccacatatactgagcacttgttggctgcttttccttcactctgcggtccgactcatcccaaaccatctcaattgggttgaggtcgggggattgtggaggccaggtcatctgatgcagcactccatcactctccttcttggtcaaatagcccttacacagcctggaggtgtgttgggtcattgtcctgttgaaaaacaagtgatagtcccactaaacgcaaaccagatgggatggcgtatcgctgcagaatgctgtggtagccatgctggttacgtTTGCCTTGAATTTTAAGTAAATCACAGaaattgtcaccagcaaagaacccccacaccataacacctcctcctccatgcttcacggtgggaaccacacttgcggagatcatccgttcattcACAACGcgactcacaaagacacagcgactGGAAcgaaaaatctccaatttggactccagaccaaaggacaaatttcaaccggtctaatgtccattgctcatgtttcttggcccaaacaagtcttttcttattattggtgtcctttagtagtggttcctttgcagcaattcaaccatgaaggcctgattcacacagtctctgaacagttgatgttgagatgtgtctgttacttgaactctgtgaagcatttatttgggttgcaattcctgaggctggtaactctaatgaacttatcctctgcaacagaggtaactctgggtcttcctttcctgtggcggtcctcatgagagccagtttcatcatagcgcttgatggtttttgcgactgcacttaaagaaactttcaaagttcttgacattttcagttttgattgaccttcatgtcttaaagtaatgatggactgtcgtttctctttgcttatttgagctgttcttgccataatatggacttggtcttttaccaaatagggctatcttctgtgtaccacccctacctggtcacaacacaactgattggctaaagcgcattaagaaggaaagaaattccacaaattaacttttaacaagacacacctgttaattgaaatgcattccaggtgactacctcatgaagctggttgagagtatgccaagagtgtgcaaagctgccatcaaggcagagtgtagctatttgaagaatctcaaatattctTCCGTTgtacccaatgatttatgaaaacttgcttggtaggtcgatgtcctcattgtggtttaacagacgtgtttaatacattttatgtacacactttatttgaatatttatgaaattaatattgttatatttggtagcacttatttgttttcCCTCGACTCCAACCCAATTcgatgcgtggaacggatgtgggtggggctaggtctacatcaGGGTGCTAATTTAAAAAACTCACAAGAggtctgacgaaggccgtgaggccgatacgtaaagctaattaaagagcagcgatgcgttaaagagcagTGTGccgtttcctttttccttcatcttgttcaactgCACCTGCTAAATTGATAGCTCAGATGTGCCTTTTGaattaagaatctcaaatataaaatatattttgatttgtttaatagggctagggggcagtattttcacagccagatgaaaaacgtacccaatttataCAGGTTACAACTCTGtcccagaaactaaaatatgcatattattagtagatttggatagaaaacactctgaagtttctaaaactgtttgaatgttgtctgtgagtataacagaactcatatggcaggcaaaaacctgagaaaaagtcaagcagaaagtgggaagtctggtgcttgtagtcctttcaagtgattgccttgattgtatacagtgacttagggttcattttgcacatcctaaagcttccactagatgtcagcagtctttagaacggtgtttgaagattctatggtgaatttgaagggaataccagctgtggtaaactggtgtcccattataaggcatgggctcaagtcaagcgcaaggacttgggagcgagctgagttcatattcactcctaaagagaacggattgGTCCGGTTGGTGTccaatgacttgggagcgagctgagttcatattccctCCTGAAGAGAACGGATTGGTCCGGTTGGTGTccaatgacttgggagcgagctgagttcatattccctcctgaagagaacggataggtccggttggtgttcaatgacttgggagcgagctgagttcatattccctCCTGAAGAGAACGGATTGGTCCGGTTGGTGTccaatgacttgggagcgagctgagttcatattccctcctaaagagaacggataggtccggttggtgtccaatgacttgggagcgagctgagttcatattccctcctaaagagaacggattgGTCCGGTTGGTGTCCAAtaacttgggagcgagctgagttcatattccctcctaaagagaacggattgGTCCGGTTGGTGTccaatgacttgggagcgagctgagttcatattccctcctaaagagaacggataggtccggttggtgtccaatgacttgggagcgagctgagttcatattccctcctgaagagaacggataggtccggttggtgtccaatgacttgggagcgagctgagttcatattccctCCTGAAGAGAACGGATTGGTCCGGTTGGTGTCCAAtaacttgggagcgagctgagttcatattccctcctaaagagaacggattgGTCCGGTTGGTGTccaatgacttgggagcgagctgagttcatattccctcctgaagagaacggataggtccggttggtgtccaatgacttgggagcgagctgagttcatattccctcctgaagagaacggataggtctgGTTGGTGTCcaaggacttgggagcgagctgagttcatattccctcctaaagagaacggataggtccggttggtgtccaaggacttgggagcgagctgagttcatattccctcctaaagagaacggataggtccggttggtgtccaaggacttgggagcgagctgagttcatattccctcctaaagagaacggataggtccggttggtgtccaatgacttgggagcgagctgagttcatattccctcctaaagagaacggataggtccggttggtgtccaatgacttgggagcgagctgagttcatattccctCCTAAAGAGAATGGATAGGTCCGGTTGGGATTTTATTCAAGctatatgataaaaacaacctaaagattgattctatacatcgtttgacatgtttctacaaactgtagtataacttttttgacttttcgtctggactaagtaagcacgcgcgtagtggatttggatagtgaacctaacgcgcgaacaaaatagattatttggaaataaatatgaacatttattgtggagctgagattcctgggagtgccttcagatgaagataatcaaaggtaagtgaatatttataatgtaatttcttagttttatggactccaagatggcgggtttctgtttgctagttgtttgtgtcatctgggttgtactcagattattgcaaattctgctttcgccgtgaaccttttttgaaatctgacaaagcgattacatttaggagaagtgtatctataattctgtgcataacacttctatattgatcaatgtttacgatgagaatttacatactatgtgtgctcattgtgctgattcaccgggaggtttggagggaaaacatttctcaacattacacgccaatgtaaaatgctgtttttggatataaatatgaactttatcgagcaaaacatacatgtattgtgtaacataatgtcctaggagtgtcatctgatgaagatcgtcaaaggttagtgcttaatttagctgtgttttgggtttttgtgatgcatctagttgcttgggaaatggctgtgtggtgtttcttgtgaagtttatgtcctaacataatgtaattttatgctttcgccgtaaagcctttttgaaatcggacaatgtggttagattaacgacaagtttatctttaaaatggtgtaaaatagttgattgtttgagaaaatggaattatgagattttagctgttttatatttggcgctctgattttccactggctgttgtcaaaatcaatccgtTAACGGGATGAGAATGGGAAGGGGTCaccaacaggttaacacttttctggttactatatgactccatatgtgttatttcatagctttgatgtcttcactattattctacaatacaaaaaatagtaaaaaaataaaataaaaaaaataaagacaaactcttgaatgagtgggtgttctaaaacttttaaccggtagtgtatataattgAGAATATCTTACCATAATTATACACACTATAATAACTTGCTCCAGACTGATACTGTCCTTTATACTGCAACGTGAAAACGTTAGAATGAGCGTTTATAGCTTTATTACGAAGAGATCCTCTCACAGCCCCCATTTGATAGAATATTATTTGTTTCCTCCACCCATATTTTCGTAATggttgatggtagttgtagtttttATACCCCTGGTATACAGACAAACGTCATTTTGATTGAGTCACGCAAAAAAACACCAAGTCCCAGAATCCCTAGCGAAGGGGGGTGGGGCTCGGTCTGAAGTTACCACAACAGGAAGCGTCACTGTCGCTAAAAAACATTGGAGCAGGAAAAAAGTGCAACAGAAACGCTGTCGAACACGAAGCTACAGGAATGTTTTCCTATTTTTAAGAAAATGTGTTGATTTGTgagataatatatatttttataaatatatataatccaCAACTTGTCTTCATTTGATCGTCATCCATCTTGAAAACGGTGGAGTTTGCGTCACTAGCAGCCCTCGATAGATAGCTTTGTGTTGACCAAAATGGATGACAGCAAGGTATGTGGTTCTCTGCATGTAGTTTAGCTAGACGATTGTTAATAAACATGTTTTTAGGCTTAAATTAGTCATGAATGTTCATGCTTTTCTGGTGTATTGTGTTTTGCTTCTCCAACAAGAGGTTAGGTTACTGTAGCTAACTGGTGCACTAAGACTACAGTCTCCGAATAACAAAAAGGCCGCTGTGTATTTATTGTCTTTCTGCTGTTATCTCGATAGATGGTGGGAGGTAAAGTGAAGAAACCCGGTAAACGAGGCCGTAAACCCGCTAAAATTGATCTGAAAGCGAAGTTGGAGAGGAGTCGTCAGAGCGCCCGGGAGTGCCGAGCCAGGAAGAAACTCCGGTATCAGTATCTGGAAGAACTCGTGTCCAGCAAGGAGAGAGCCATCTGCGCCCTGAGGGAAGAGCTGGAGATGGTAACTACATCTCCCGTTCTTCCTAAATGCACCGGGCTGTTCCCGTCAATTATCTAAAACCAACACTCATTTGGTGTTgggaagggggaaaaaaatccaCCATATTTCACAAATttagaattattttattttacctgcCTCTTAAATAGAGGCCTAGTCCATCCCGTAGAAACTTCCGGAAACACTGACAGTCACTAATATAGCTAATATTCTAAACACACCGCTGTGCTGTGTCGCTAAATAGGTGTTTCCAGACCAcagctttttt from Salmo trutta unplaced genomic scaffold, fSalTru1.1, whole genome shotgun sequence includes the following:
- the LOC115189836 gene encoding cAMP-responsive element-binding protein-like 2, coding for MDDSKMVGGKVKKPGKRGRKPAKIDLKAKLERSRQSARECRARKKLRYQYLEELVSSKERAICALREELEMYKQWCTAMDQGKIPSEIKALLTGDDQKPPQSSSTKTSKNSNQS